The following proteins are co-located in the Pedobacter frigiditerrae genome:
- a CDS encoding glycoside hydrolase family 2 protein: protein MKSRFIIFLCLISMIFVANAQETERLMLSGTGNDKTVNWDFFCTAGANSGKWTTIPVPSNWELQGFGKYNYGFDKDTLRGKEQGLYKYKFAVPTGWKGKQINIVFEGSMTDTEVKINGKSAGAIHQGSFYVFKYDISKLLKTGDNLLEVKVSKHSSNQSVNNAERKADFWIFGGIFRPVYLEALPKAHIQRVQLNAKTDGFFEANIYATKGADKVSIQLYDNLGAAYGEVIDAEIENQIRIQRDFVNPQLWSTEFPNLYTAKFTLYKGNQIVHTISKKIGFRTVEVKERDGVYINGVKMKFKGVNRHSFYPSSGRTTSKSISIADVKLMKEMNMNAVRMAHYPPDGHFLDVCDSLGLFVMDELAGWHGNYDTKTGTKLLGEMMENDENHPSIVFWANGNEGGHNRELDHLFDEQDIQKRPLIHPWEVFNGFETTHYRDYNYGIGNYDYGHNILMPTEFLHGMWDGGHGAGLEDYWKAMWNNPLSAGGFLWDFADQGVVRVDKNGFIDTDGNHGPDGIVGPYHEKEGSFYTIKEVWSPIYFEHREMTGGFDGSFNVENRYAFTNLNQCTFSYKLSSFNSTDRIETEGAIEAPTIKPLEKGILKINLPKSWRNFEVLYVTAKSPSGETIFTWSFPITLPKEEINKLVVKTGKSKVNVVNNTSTYAVSANGIDVVFDKTTGLLQKVKNANGEVPFTNGPILQEGVNNFKNFTHKIIGDTVVISSTFERKENFNTLEWTIYPSGIVKMQVKYFPLAYFTTFVGMNFSYPETEIKGVEYKGNGPNRVWKNRMKGNQFGVWNKSYNTSATGEPPFLYPEFKGYYSNMYWCKFIGKSNSFKVYTDQEDIFFRLFTPKKSKDTEWDNMNPTFPNGDISFLNGISAIGTKTQKPETTGPMGMKHVFYDFEKEPARALDMTLYFDFSGN from the coding sequence ATGAAAAGCAGATTCATCATTTTCTTGTGTTTAATATCAATGATTTTCGTTGCAAATGCACAGGAAACAGAACGATTAATGTTATCTGGAACTGGTAATGACAAAACCGTTAACTGGGATTTTTTCTGTACAGCAGGTGCAAATTCTGGTAAATGGACAACCATTCCTGTGCCTTCAAATTGGGAATTACAGGGTTTTGGTAAATATAATTATGGTTTCGATAAAGATACGTTAAGGGGAAAAGAGCAAGGTCTATACAAATACAAATTTGCTGTTCCTACCGGATGGAAAGGCAAACAAATCAATATTGTTTTTGAGGGTTCGATGACAGATACCGAGGTTAAGATTAATGGTAAATCTGCAGGAGCTATTCATCAAGGTTCGTTTTATGTTTTTAAGTATGATATCTCTAAACTTTTAAAAACAGGAGATAATTTGCTTGAAGTAAAAGTATCTAAACACTCTTCCAATCAATCGGTTAACAATGCAGAGCGCAAAGCTGATTTTTGGATTTTCGGCGGTATTTTTAGACCTGTTTATTTAGAAGCATTGCCAAAAGCCCATATCCAAAGAGTTCAGCTAAATGCAAAAACAGATGGCTTTTTCGAAGCAAATATATATGCCACAAAAGGAGCTGACAAAGTTTCAATTCAACTATATGATAATCTTGGAGCAGCATACGGAGAAGTTATTGATGCTGAAATTGAAAATCAAATCAGAATTCAACGCGATTTTGTGAACCCTCAATTATGGTCAACGGAGTTCCCGAATTTATACACGGCAAAATTTACTTTGTATAAAGGAAATCAAATCGTCCATACCATTTCTAAAAAAATTGGCTTTAGAACGGTTGAAGTAAAAGAACGCGATGGTGTTTACATCAATGGAGTGAAAATGAAGTTTAAAGGTGTAAATCGTCATTCATTTTATCCATCATCTGGCAGAACTACGAGTAAATCTATCAGCATTGCTGATGTGAAGTTGATGAAGGAAATGAATATGAATGCTGTTCGGATGGCTCATTATCCTCCAGATGGCCACTTTTTAGATGTTTGTGACTCACTTGGTTTATTTGTAATGGACGAATTAGCAGGCTGGCACGGCAACTACGATACAAAAACTGGGACAAAATTATTAGGAGAAATGATGGAAAACGATGAAAATCATCCGTCAATTGTATTTTGGGCAAATGGAAATGAAGGTGGTCATAATAGGGAATTAGACCATTTATTTGATGAACAAGATATTCAGAAACGCCCATTAATTCATCCTTGGGAAGTTTTTAATGGCTTTGAAACTACTCATTATCGTGATTACAATTACGGAATTGGAAATTACGATTACGGACACAATATTTTAATGCCAACTGAGTTTTTACATGGAATGTGGGATGGCGGTCACGGTGCAGGTTTAGAAGATTACTGGAAGGCAATGTGGAACAATCCATTATCTGCTGGTGGTTTTCTATGGGATTTTGCAGACCAAGGTGTAGTGAGAGTGGATAAAAATGGTTTCATCGATACAGATGGAAATCACGGACCAGATGGAATTGTTGGGCCTTACCACGAAAAAGAAGGAAGTTTTTACACGATAAAAGAAGTTTGGAGCCCAATCTATTTTGAGCATAGAGAAATGACAGGAGGTTTTGATGGTTCATTTAATGTGGAAAACCGATATGCATTCACAAATTTAAATCAGTGTACATTTAGTTATAAGCTATCAAGTTTTAATTCTACAGATAGGATAGAGACTGAAGGCGCAATTGAAGCACCTACTATAAAACCATTAGAAAAAGGTATTTTAAAAATTAATCTTCCAAAAAGTTGGAGAAATTTTGAGGTTTTATATGTTACAGCTAAATCGCCCAGTGGTGAAACCATTTTTACTTGGAGTTTCCCAATCACGTTACCTAAAGAAGAGATAAATAAATTGGTAGTTAAAACGGGAAAATCAAAAGTTAACGTTGTAAATAATACATCAACTTATGCCGTTTCGGCAAATGGAATTGATGTGGTTTTCGATAAAACCACCGGTTTATTGCAAAAAGTTAAAAATGCAAATGGCGAAGTTCCATTTACAAATGGGCCGATTTTACAAGAAGGGGTAAATAACTTCAAAAACTTCACTCATAAAATAATTGGAGATACTGTAGTCATTTCATCAACTTTTGAACGTAAGGAGAACTTTAATACACTGGAGTGGACAATTTATCCTTCTGGAATCGTTAAAATGCAGGTTAAATATTTTCCATTAGCTTACTTCACCACATTTGTGGGAATGAATTTTTCTTATCCAGAAACTGAGATAAAAGGTGTTGAATATAAAGGAAACGGTCCTAATCGCGTTTGGAAAAACAGGATGAAAGGAAATCAGTTTGGGGTTTGGAATAAAAGCTATAATACTTCTGCAACTGGCGAACCTCCATTTTTATATCCAGAGTTTAAAGGTTATTATTCGAATATGTATTGGTGTAAATTTATTGGAAAGTCTAATTCGTTTAAAGTTTATACTGACCAAGAAGATATTTTCTTTAGGTTATTTACACCAAAAAAATCAAAGGATACCGAGTGGGATAATATGAACCCAACTTTCCCTAATGGGGATATTTCATTTTTAAACGGAATATCAGCTATTGGAACGAAAACCCAAAAACCTGAAACAACTGGTCCGATGGGAATGAAACACGTATTTTATGATTTTGAGAAAGAACCAGCAAGGGCATTGGATATGACTTTGTATTTTGATTTTAGCGGGAACTAA
- a CDS encoding sialate O-acetylesterase has protein sequence MSDGKSQKPNTPADCFGFEKKPRNDALDEAISQKFSSLRGGTTKQSALWAGLMLLITLFSFSANAKILLPQILGNDMVLQRDKPINIWGFGAVGEKVTVSFAGQTKTTVTDDKGNWIVVLSPLKTSATPQKMTISGSNKIELTNILVGEVWLCSGQSNMEYAMRKLAKIPKPKNEKLGFPSDAVVKAKNTQIRIFLVNRKALIKPDSVHKSWALAEDSALRNFSAVGYFFAKELQEKLGIPIGVISSAVPGSAIEPWISNEAFANEPFFKEQKVGNDPGKFYIPMVEPLTKFALRGVLWYQGETNCFLNETISYSYKMKALITSWRKAWKDENMPFYYVQIAPFDYSKQKSDKVILTADTEPNFWEAQTQLLRLPNTGMISTSDLNDNGGDLHPTYKWEVGRRLSLWALAKTYNQKIDYSGPIYKSVSFKNDIATLTFDQINLTVKSDNHKRVYSGFEVAGMDGKFYPADGFPMENSATQIWLSSSNVKKPIAVRYNWTENPSGNFYSNGLPALPFRTNNPLTNQFKTN, from the coding sequence ATGAGCGATGGGAAATCACAGAAACCCAACACACCAGCAGATTGCTTCGGCTTTGAAAAAAAGCCTCGCAATGACGCACTGGATGAAGCAATCTCACAGAAGTTTTCGTCATTGCGAGGAGGAACGACGAAGCAATCTGCTTTGTGGGCTGGACTTATGTTGTTAATTACTTTATTCTCGTTCTCCGCCAATGCGAAAATATTATTACCTCAAATTTTAGGAAATGATATGGTTTTGCAACGAGATAAACCCATCAATATTTGGGGATTTGGAGCTGTTGGAGAAAAAGTAACAGTAAGTTTTGCCGGACAAACAAAAACTACGGTTACAGATGATAAAGGAAATTGGATTGTTGTTTTATCTCCATTGAAAACATCAGCTACGCCACAAAAAATGACTATATCTGGTAGTAATAAAATTGAATTGACAAATATTCTAGTTGGCGAAGTTTGGTTATGCTCTGGTCAATCTAATATGGAGTACGCGATGCGGAAATTGGCCAAAATCCCGAAACCGAAAAATGAAAAGCTAGGTTTTCCATCAGATGCGGTGGTAAAGGCAAAAAACACTCAAATCAGAATATTCTTGGTGAATAGAAAAGCTTTAATTAAGCCAGATTCAGTTCATAAAAGTTGGGCATTGGCGGAAGATTCAGCCTTGCGAAATTTTTCTGCCGTAGGCTATTTTTTCGCTAAAGAATTACAAGAAAAATTAGGTATTCCTATCGGTGTAATTTCATCGGCTGTGCCAGGAAGTGCTATTGAACCTTGGATTTCTAATGAAGCCTTCGCTAATGAACCATTTTTTAAAGAACAGAAGGTTGGCAACGACCCAGGTAAGTTTTATATACCAATGGTTGAGCCTTTAACCAAATTCGCTTTGAGAGGAGTTTTATGGTACCAAGGCGAAACGAACTGCTTTTTGAATGAAACTATATCCTATTCGTATAAAATGAAGGCTTTAATAACGAGTTGGAGAAAAGCTTGGAAAGATGAAAATATGCCATTTTACTATGTGCAAATTGCGCCATTCGATTATAGCAAGCAAAAAAGTGATAAGGTTATACTTACTGCTGATACAGAACCAAATTTTTGGGAAGCGCAAACACAACTTTTACGTTTGCCGAATACTGGAATGATATCAACTTCTGATTTAAATGATAATGGAGGAGATTTGCACCCAACTTATAAATGGGAGGTTGGAAGAAGGTTATCGCTTTGGGCTTTGGCAAAAACATACAATCAAAAGATTGATTATTCTGGTCCGATTTATAAATCCGTTAGTTTTAAAAATGATATTGCAACTCTAACATTCGACCAAATAAATTTGACTGTGAAATCAGATAATCATAAACGAGTATATAGTGGATTTGAAGTTGCTGGAATGGACGGTAAATTTTATCCTGCTGATGGATTTCCAATGGAAAACAGTGCAACCCAGATATGGTTAAGCTCATCTAATGTTAAGAAACCAATAGCAGTTAGGTATAACTGGACAGAAAATCCATCAGGTAATTTTTATAGTAACGGTTTACCTGCATTACCTTTTAGAACAAATAATCCATTAACCAATCAATTTAAAACCAATTAA
- a CDS encoding six-hairpin glycosidase, with protein sequence MKLNKIYIILFFVFAIQSSQAQDTIRYTGKTLVNADYHHGQLTPVVGVHSIQTFRANREHPELAENFGWTYNHAPMLAYWNNKFYVEYLSDKVGESIPPGQTLLQSSADGYTWTKPEVIFPIYRITDGTKKAGRDDVAKDLDAVMHQRMGFYVSTKNVFLVLGFYAISFDAKDDPNDGNGIGRAVREIQSDGKYGPIYFIHYNPNWSEKNTLYPLYTKSKNKAFVEACNELLTNQLMTQQWNEEADRKDPLITLQKQYKAFNYYHLNDGRVVGLWKNALTAISTDNGKTWPENASRAPGFVNSNAKFWGQRTADGNFATVYNPSEYRWPLAISTSKNGLEYTNLLLVNGEVSPMRYGGNYKSYGPQYVRGIIEGNGKPADGKLWVTYSMNKEDIWVSSIPLPVSEIVKQQVDDDFSKLLAGKELELWNIYSPLWAPVKVENKTLVLKDKDPFDYAKAERVFPAASKVVTQFSITPKQDSFGQMEIELQDAKGMAAVRLTFDSTGTLSAKAGARYKNFMTYKAGESYDIKIKLDAFTRFYTITVNGKDVLTSLAFQPVAEVSRIVFRTGEVRRFPDVDTPADQTYDLPKAGESEKNEAAYAIKYLKTGKW encoded by the coding sequence ATGAAATTGAATAAAATATATATCATCTTATTCTTCGTTTTTGCGATACAAAGTTCGCAGGCGCAAGATACTATACGTTATACTGGCAAAACCTTGGTTAATGCAGATTATCATCATGGGCAGCTTACACCTGTGGTTGGCGTACATAGCATTCAAACTTTTAGAGCAAATCGTGAGCATCCAGAATTGGCAGAAAACTTTGGTTGGACTTACAACCACGCTCCGATGTTAGCTTATTGGAACAATAAATTTTATGTAGAATATTTGAGTGATAAAGTTGGAGAAAGTATCCCGCCAGGACAAACTTTATTACAAAGCAGTGCTGATGGTTATACTTGGACAAAACCAGAAGTGATTTTTCCTATTTACCGAATTACAGATGGAACTAAAAAAGCTGGAAGAGATGATGTAGCAAAAGATTTAGATGCCGTTATGCACCAAAGAATGGGATTTTATGTTTCTACAAAAAACGTGTTTCTGGTTTTAGGTTTTTATGCCATCAGCTTTGATGCAAAAGACGACCCAAATGATGGCAATGGAATTGGTAGAGCTGTAAGAGAAATTCAGTCAGATGGCAAATACGGACCTATCTATTTTATACATTATAATCCAAATTGGTCGGAGAAAAACACATTATATCCATTATACACCAAAAGCAAAAATAAAGCTTTTGTTGAAGCTTGTAACGAATTGCTGACTAATCAATTAATGACACAGCAGTGGAATGAAGAAGCCGATAGAAAAGACCCATTAATTACTTTACAAAAGCAATATAAAGCCTTCAATTATTATCATTTAAATGATGGCAGAGTAGTTGGTTTATGGAAAAATGCATTAACGGCAATTAGTACAGACAATGGTAAAACTTGGCCGGAAAATGCAAGTAGAGCACCTGGCTTTGTAAATAGTAATGCAAAATTTTGGGGGCAAAGAACAGCTGATGGAAACTTTGCAACGGTCTACAATCCCTCAGAATACAGATGGCCATTGGCAATTTCTACTAGTAAAAACGGACTGGAGTATACTAATCTATTATTGGTTAATGGTGAAGTATCGCCTATGCGTTACGGTGGTAACTACAAATCTTACGGTCCACAATATGTACGTGGAATTATTGAAGGAAATGGTAAGCCTGCAGATGGTAAATTATGGGTTACTTATAGCATGAACAAGGAAGATATTTGGGTTTCGTCAATTCCATTGCCAGTTTCAGAAATTGTTAAGCAACAAGTTGATGATGATTTTTCAAAACTTCTGGCAGGAAAGGAATTGGAATTGTGGAATATTTACAGTCCGCTTTGGGCACCAGTAAAAGTAGAAAACAAAACATTGGTTCTAAAAGATAAAGACCCATTTGATTACGCAAAAGCGGAAAGAGTTTTTCCTGCTGCTTCAAAGGTTGTTACTCAATTTTCAATAACACCCAAACAAGATAGTTTCGGACAAATGGAAATTGAATTGCAAGATGCAAAAGGAATGGCCGCTGTTCGTTTAACATTTGATTCTACTGGAACTTTAAGTGCAAAAGCTGGCGCTCGTTACAAAAACTTTATGACATACAAAGCTGGAGAAAGTTATGATATTAAAATCAAGCTTGATGCTTTTACCAGATTTTACACCATTACAGTAAATGGAAAAGACGTGTTAACGAGTTTGGCTTTTCAACCCGTAGCTGAAGTTTCAAGAATTGTATTTAGAACAGGAGAGGTTCGTCGTTTTCCTGATGTTGATACACCTGCCGACCAAACTTATGATTTGCCAAAAGCTGGCGAGAGCGAAAAGAATGAAGCAGCTTATGCTATTAAATATTTAAAAACGGGGAAATGGTAG
- a CDS encoding glycoside hydrolase family 43 protein → MSKTKFISSFHIAIIGLVCCALTSCSKYAYVFTSFHEPANEGLRLLYAKDGLHWTDLNKIFLKPAVGTQKIMRDPSIVQGPDGTFHLVWTCSWKGDNGFGYASSKDLKNWSEQKFIPVMQKEPTTVNVWAPEIFYDDENSQFIIIWASTIPFRFPKGIEDEDNNHRMYSITTKDFKTFSEPKLFLDLGFSVIDAVIVKRAVKDYVLVLKDNTRPNRNLKIAFSDHALGPYTNISESFSPKLTEGPTVLRQGNKYLIYYDAYGDKKYTTLKTYDFKNFEDISSSTTIPEGHKHGTVMRVEKKILRNLKK, encoded by the coding sequence GTGTCAAAAACAAAGTTCATATCATCATTTCATATAGCCATAATCGGCTTGGTTTGTTGTGCATTAACTTCTTGCTCTAAATATGCTTACGTTTTTACTTCATTCCACGAACCAGCGAATGAAGGGTTAAGACTTTTATATGCTAAGGATGGTTTGCACTGGACCGATTTGAACAAAATATTTCTAAAACCAGCCGTTGGTACACAAAAAATTATGCGTGACCCATCTATTGTTCAAGGGCCAGATGGTACTTTTCATTTGGTTTGGACTTGCAGTTGGAAAGGCGATAATGGATTTGGTTATGCTAGTTCTAAAGACTTGAAAAATTGGAGTGAGCAAAAATTCATTCCTGTTATGCAAAAAGAACCTACAACGGTTAATGTTTGGGCACCAGAGATTTTTTATGATGATGAAAATTCACAATTTATTATCATTTGGGCTTCAACAATTCCTTTTCGTTTTCCAAAGGGGATTGAAGATGAGGATAATAACCATAGGATGTATTCTATTACAACAAAAGATTTTAAAACCTTCTCTGAGCCTAAGTTATTCCTAGACCTTGGTTTTAGTGTAATAGATGCTGTAATCGTAAAAAGGGCAGTAAAGGATTATGTGTTGGTTTTAAAGGATAACACCCGCCCAAATAGAAATTTAAAGATTGCCTTTAGTGATCATGCTTTAGGTCCTTACACTAACATTTCAGAGAGTTTTAGTCCGAAATTAACAGAAGGACCAACAGTTTTAAGACAAGGAAATAAGTATTTGATTTATTATGATGCTTATGGCGATAAAAAATATACGACATTAAAAACATACGATTTTAAGAATTTTGAAGACATCAGTTCATCAACCACCATTCCAGAAGGACATAAACACGGAACGGTAATGAGGGTAGAGAAGAAGATTTTGAGGAACTTGAAGAAATAA